One part of the [Synechococcus] sp. NIES-970 genome encodes these proteins:
- a CDS encoding putative transport protein, major facilitator superfamily: MKWGFRKGDHGAIAQNLTTLWYLRGFESAWFPIPVIVLFYEAQGLSLSQAVLLKAILSAAIFVGEVPSGYFADRFGRKQALVLGAFLWLVGWLIYCTQGSFSWFAVAEILAGLGGSFVSGADSAIAYDSLLCLDQAKRYGAWEGKGVAIMGITEAICGLVGAWVAQWDLRYPFYLQTLCIAAYLLFALTLREPPRQQAKTSGWRPLLQDIRHLFQTRRSLRWLLLFSAALSCGSFLVVWVSQEYLVVRGLSVAQLGWAWLLFHGAMAVVSWQVETLVRWFTYKKLFALLPGLMAIAYVAMGLVGNLWGILLIVTVYLVRGCNTPLVLSYLNDRVPSSLRATLISLNSFAFRLLFILLAAIANGATALWGLNGGLIIVGLVVGATAFYGYWKLRPSL, from the coding sequence GTGAAATGGGGTTTCAGAAAAGGAGACCATGGGGCGATCGCCCAAAATTTAACAACCCTCTGGTATTTGCGGGGGTTTGAATCGGCCTGGTTTCCGATTCCGGTGATTGTGCTGTTCTATGAGGCTCAGGGTTTGTCTCTGTCCCAGGCGGTATTGCTCAAGGCGATTTTATCGGCGGCGATCTTTGTGGGAGAAGTGCCTTCTGGGTATTTTGCCGATCGCTTTGGCCGCAAACAGGCCTTAGTGCTCGGTGCTTTCCTCTGGTTGGTCGGCTGGCTGATTTATTGCACCCAGGGCAGTTTCTCTTGGTTTGCGGTTGCGGAAATTTTGGCGGGTCTCGGCGGCAGTTTCGTCTCTGGGGCCGACAGTGCGATCGCCTACGATAGCTTGCTATGCCTCGACCAAGCGAAAAGATATGGTGCTTGGGAAGGAAAAGGGGTCGCAATCATGGGCATCACTGAGGCCATTTGTGGTTTGGTGGGCGCTTGGGTGGCCCAATGGGATCTGCGTTATCCGTTTTATCTCCAAACCCTCTGTATTGCCGCCTACCTATTGTTCGCCCTCACCCTGCGAGAACCGCCACGACAACAGGCAAAAACTTCGGGTTGGCGGCCCCTGCTCCAGGATATTCGCCATCTTTTTCAAACCAGGCGATCGCTCCGGTGGCTCTTGCTTTTCTCGGCGGCCCTCAGCTGTGGTTCTTTTTTGGTGGTGTGGGTCTCCCAGGAATATCTCGTTGTTAGGGGTTTGAGCGTGGCCCAATTGGGTTGGGCATGGCTGCTGTTCCATGGGGCGATGGCAGTGGTGTCGTGGCAGGTGGAAACCCTGGTGCGTTGGTTCACTTACAAAAAATTATTTGCTCTACTGCCTGGCTTGATGGCGATCGCCTACGTTGCGATGGGTCTGGTTGGGAATCTCTGGGGTATTTTGCTGATTGTGACAGTGTACTTAGTGCGGGGCTGTAATACGCCCTTGGTGCTGAGTTACCTCAACGATCGCGTCCCCTCAAGCCTCAGGGCGACCCTGATTTCCCTGAACAGTTTTGCGTTTCGCCTCCTGTTTATCCTGCTTGCGGCGATCGCCAATGGTGCCACTGCCCTCTGGGGCCTCAATGGCGGCCTAATCATCGTCGGCCTTGTTGTGGGGGCCACGGCTTTCTACGGTTACTGGAAATTGCGCCCCTCCCTCTAG
- a CDS encoding hypothetical protein (conserved hypothetical protein), producing the protein MALLTTGKSFIRTVEKSGAVAVYAPLEGGYEGRYVRRLRCSGYTVVNLTARGLGDVTAYLTQYHGVRPAHLGKKDIAGSGAMVGLRSYVPGIATYQLENLPQKSKGIILWIIEGFVLSRQEQEYLISLTQENPQVKVIVEMGGDRQFSFKPLADLLG; encoded by the coding sequence ATGGCACTTCTGACCACCGGCAAAAGCTTTATCCGCACCGTAGAGAAGTCTGGCGCAGTTGCCGTCTATGCCCCCCTAGAGGGTGGTTACGAAGGCCGCTATGTCCGTCGTTTACGCTGTTCTGGTTATACGGTGGTGAACTTGACAGCCCGGGGTTTGGGGGATGTGACGGCCTATTTGACCCAATACCATGGGGTGCGTCCCGCCCACCTCGGCAAGAAAGATATTGCGGGCAGCGGCGCGATGGTGGGTTTGCGTTCCTATGTGCCAGGGATTGCCACCTATCAGTTAGAAAATCTTCCCCAGAAGAGTAAGGGGATTATTCTCTGGATTATTGAGGGCTTCGTCCTTTCCCGCCAAGAACAGGAATATTTAATCAGCTTGACCCAGGAAAATCCCCAGGTGAAAGTAATCGTTGAAATGGGCGGCGATCGCCAATTTTCCTTTAAGCCTTTAGCGGATTTGTTGGGCTAG
- a CDS encoding sodium-coupled permease, with protein sequence MGVIDWAIVAIYGVVVIAIGIIASRRQTDTDEYFRGSRQIPWWALGFSIIATSFSAASLLGGPGEGYTNGFLYLQLQLGDLLGYGLVIALLLPFFVRLNLTTAYEYLEKRFDAKTRSLGSLCFLLFVIARLGGLLYAASLVVATVTDLPMGAAILLVGVVSIAYTVVGGITAVVWTDVLQFAMIFVGIGAGIWTAVNGVPGGFGELWQVAAANDKLALFNFSWEPSSVRSLPTALFAYGILAFAVAGTNQQSVQRYVSCADEKSARKAILLGWFSGLVGVGATLLLGVLLFGFYSINGGLPADIAADGILAHFIVNAVPPGASGFLVAAIFAAAMSSIDSALHSLSTCITVDFYDRYVQARTNEKQSLRIAQILIIVWGIVGIGSAFYAASTGKDLLEFLVTYTTMFLGPLLGIFLMGVLFPRVNSNGAFYGTIAAVMLVIVGSNMGWLTFPGIWRSAITAPLGMLLGYGISLFGQIPPQRALQGLTLWHSSKQAQALGRPGLEEEVPDRGDY encoded by the coding sequence ATGGGTGTGATTGATTGGGCGATCGTGGCCATCTATGGCGTGGTCGTGATCGCCATTGGAATAATCGCCAGCCGCAGACAAACCGACACCGATGAATATTTCCGGGGCAGTCGCCAAATTCCCTGGTGGGCCTTGGGCTTCTCGATTATTGCCACATCTTTCTCGGCTGCCTCTCTCCTCGGCGGCCCAGGGGAAGGCTATACCAACGGCTTTCTCTACCTCCAGTTACAGTTGGGCGATCTCTTGGGGTACGGCCTTGTCATCGCCCTACTCCTCCCCTTTTTCGTGCGCCTAAATCTCACCACCGCCTATGAATATTTAGAAAAACGCTTCGATGCCAAAACCCGCTCCCTTGGCTCCCTCTGCTTTTTGCTTTTTGTCATTGCGCGGTTGGGAGGCCTGCTTTATGCGGCTTCTTTGGTCGTTGCGACAGTGACGGATCTCCCGATGGGAGCCGCAATTCTGCTGGTGGGGGTTGTGTCGATCGCCTACACCGTCGTCGGCGGGATTACTGCCGTTGTTTGGACAGATGTATTGCAGTTTGCGATGATCTTTGTCGGTATTGGCGCAGGCATCTGGACGGCGGTGAATGGCGTTCCCGGCGGTTTCGGGGAACTGTGGCAGGTGGCCGCAGCCAATGACAAGCTGGCCCTGTTTAATTTTTCTTGGGAACCCAGTTCGGTGCGTTCTCTGCCCACAGCTCTCTTTGCCTACGGAATTCTGGCCTTTGCCGTGGCAGGCACCAATCAACAATCGGTACAGCGCTATGTGTCCTGCGCTGACGAAAAATCCGCCCGTAAAGCGATTCTCCTCGGTTGGTTTTCGGGATTAGTGGGTGTTGGGGCGACCTTGCTTTTAGGGGTTCTGCTCTTCGGTTTCTACAGCATCAATGGTGGTCTTCCGGCGGATATTGCCGCAGATGGCATCTTGGCCCACTTTATCGTCAATGCCGTGCCCCCCGGTGCTTCTGGTTTTCTCGTGGCGGCCATTTTTGCGGCGGCCATGTCCTCGATTGATTCGGCACTCCATTCCCTCTCTACCTGCATCACGGTAGATTTCTATGACCGCTATGTCCAGGCCCGTACAAACGAAAAACAATCCTTACGCATTGCCCAGATCTTGATTATTGTTTGGGGCATTGTCGGGATTGGCTCGGCATTTTATGCGGCTTCGACTGGAAAAGATTTACTAGAATTTCTGGTCACCTACACAACCATGTTCCTGGGGCCTCTCCTGGGCATTTTCTTGATGGGGGTTCTGTTCCCCCGGGTGAATAGCAATGGGGCTTTTTATGGGACGATCGCCGCTGTGATGCTTGTGATTGTCGGCTCGAATATGGGTTGGCTGACCTTTCCGGGCATTTGGCGATCGGCGATCACTGCGCCCCTGGGGATGCTGCTTGGTTACGGCATTTCTCTCTTTGGCCAAATTCCGCCCCAACGCGCTTTGCAGGGTTTAACCCTCTGGCATTCAAGCAAGCAAGCCCAAGCTTTGGGCCGCCCCGGTTTAGAAGAAGAAGTCCCAGATCGCGGTGATTACTAA